The following coding sequences lie in one Spirosoma sp. KUDC1026 genomic window:
- a CDS encoding two-component regulator propeller domain-containing protein gives MTLAFLLGFCSLAAAQHFAANVRRYGPEDGLAHREVNAIFQDRRDFMWFGTKFGLNRFDGGTFTTYTREKNGLDFDDIRSIAQDADGLLWLMGPDGKAAITLFDPVTGVSTSFEKRFKQSRPNSPAALPQQTLLNNQDGTVAFVDYQPARLNTYHPRSGLKTVPLPQYTTLVLVAFTPRNTVWVIANGKQLVELTLDGRVLRTCDHTGNIYICPGQRHADTEFVYTTSTDPKRPYSGHLFKIDQSGRRQEQPIELISSAKLQKRIVYAFDRSGQIWNGYQLRDAANQPAVDISDQLTNSSVDNRSFFRDKTGSFWLGTSFGLYQTRISQNYFQRLFYLAGVGKQPAVRGITAVGDTLYTNLENDMGLFASNLSGASARQVLANQRSFKSLSGKVGSKLYLCEEYTLVTYDYKTNRTRVTPIPGPGTIWNIHPFSTNSRRLLAGGDPGLWLVDPVTSQITNFRGYNQFPELAQAHVLHIGTDRQGTIWLCTTTGLYTVDPKKGVTARYWRGGRGGFRLPADSYQHFYQDPHGLFWLATANAGLIRWDRAQGRYRQFRRADGLNNDNIYAVYADHRGHLWLSSDNGIMQFDPARLTTRTYTEQDGITDNEFNRIAHYQDAQGRLYFGGLNGITAFNPRDFDAEPPLPALPLRVVSFRQFDASRNTPVDKTAELLNTNQITLQPNDRSSILYFALLNYADARKNTYAYQFMGIDDGWHYQTESYLRLGNLPYGDYQLRIKGQAADGRMSAAPLSIEVHVLRPFYLRSWFLLLLIVLLLGGAWLWGRWRDRQYQRAQIRLQTQIDQATRTIAQQAQDLKQLDEAKSHFFANISHEFRTPLTIILGMADRLQQQADPQLQQSAGLIERSGRNLLRLVNQILDLTKLEAGAMSLQPVRADLVGFIRYVAESFQTMAADKGIQLQFQTDQPVIDTDFDKDKLGDILSNLLTNALKFTPAGGYISCQLITHPIYPPLPVGYYEAVVPAQSDDGSWISVHVRNTGPGISARDLPRIFDRFYQQSTSVNATLPVSGTGGTGIGLSLVRELLQLMKGGLAGRSQPGEETEFVVRLRQTRQSAIALTPDAEPVDPYPLTLDKIEITAAAGANKPVLLLVEDNDDVARYVVSCIQADYNVLWAPNGQAGIELALEKIPDLIISDVMMPLKNGFELCATLKSDERTSHIPIVLLTARAAVDDRLTGLRRGGNAYLVKPFQREELLLVLSNLLQTQRRLQRYYSQRALGTIQPGPAQPAEADALEDQFISKLRSTLELHLDNVDLDTEQICQLMGMSRNSLYRKTMALTGMSIIPYLRVLRLQKAEALLKNSSMSIAEVAYAVGFETPRYFSRVFSEEKGISPSSFRELA, from the coding sequence TTGACTCTAGCCTTCCTGCTTGGTTTCTGCTCGTTGGCCGCAGCCCAGCACTTTGCGGCCAACGTCCGGCGGTATGGTCCCGAAGATGGCCTGGCGCACCGCGAAGTGAACGCTATTTTTCAGGACCGCCGGGACTTCATGTGGTTCGGCACCAAGTTTGGTCTCAACCGCTTCGACGGAGGAACGTTCACAACTTACACCCGGGAAAAAAACGGGCTCGACTTTGACGACATTCGTTCCATTGCTCAGGATGCCGACGGGTTGCTGTGGCTCATGGGTCCCGATGGGAAAGCTGCCATCACCCTCTTCGATCCGGTAACGGGCGTGTCTACTTCTTTTGAGAAGCGCTTCAAACAGTCCCGCCCCAACAGCCCCGCGGCACTTCCGCAGCAGACGCTGCTGAATAATCAGGATGGAACAGTCGCCTTCGTCGATTATCAGCCAGCCCGACTAAACACCTACCATCCCCGATCGGGCCTGAAGACAGTACCGCTACCCCAGTATACGACACTAGTACTAGTGGCCTTCACCCCCCGCAATACCGTTTGGGTTATTGCGAACGGAAAGCAACTGGTGGAACTCACCCTGGATGGTCGAGTGCTACGTACCTGCGATCACACAGGCAATATCTATATCTGTCCGGGTCAACGCCATGCTGATACGGAATTCGTTTACACGACGTCAACAGACCCGAAGCGCCCTTATTCGGGCCACCTGTTTAAAATTGACCAGTCAGGTCGGCGGCAGGAACAACCCATTGAGCTGATCAGTTCGGCGAAACTGCAAAAGCGAATCGTCTATGCCTTTGACCGGAGCGGACAAATCTGGAACGGCTACCAGTTGCGTGATGCAGCCAATCAACCGGCTGTCGACATCAGCGATCAACTGACCAATAGCTCAGTCGACAACCGGAGCTTTTTTCGCGACAAAACTGGAAGTTTCTGGCTGGGTACCAGCTTTGGCCTCTACCAGACCCGAATTAGTCAGAACTATTTTCAGCGTTTGTTCTACCTGGCCGGCGTCGGGAAACAACCCGCCGTTCGGGGCATTACCGCCGTAGGCGATACACTCTATACCAATCTGGAGAATGATATGGGTCTGTTCGCCAGCAATCTCTCGGGGGCATCAGCCCGCCAGGTGCTTGCAAATCAGCGCTCATTCAAAAGTCTGAGTGGTAAGGTGGGGAGTAAATTGTATCTGTGCGAAGAATATACACTGGTAACCTACGATTATAAAACCAACAGAACCAGGGTTACACCCATACCCGGCCCGGGAACCATCTGGAACATTCATCCTTTTTCGACCAATTCACGCCGGCTGCTGGCCGGTGGCGATCCCGGTTTGTGGCTGGTTGACCCGGTCACCAGCCAGATTACTAACTTCCGGGGCTATAACCAGTTTCCCGAGTTAGCCCAGGCCCACGTCCTGCACATTGGCACCGATCGGCAAGGTACGATCTGGCTCTGCACCACAACGGGGCTGTACACCGTCGACCCCAAAAAGGGCGTTACGGCCCGCTACTGGCGGGGTGGCCGGGGTGGCTTCAGGCTACCCGCCGACAGCTATCAGCATTTTTACCAGGATCCGCATGGGCTATTCTGGCTGGCGACGGCCAATGCCGGGCTGATTCGCTGGGACCGCGCCCAGGGCCGCTATCGGCAGTTCAGACGGGCCGACGGGCTGAACAACGATAACATTTACGCAGTGTATGCCGACCACCGGGGCCACCTCTGGCTCAGCAGCGACAATGGTATCATGCAGTTTGATCCGGCCCGGCTCACTACCCGGACTTATACGGAACAGGATGGTATCACTGACAACGAGTTTAACCGCATCGCCCACTATCAGGACGCGCAGGGACGGCTTTATTTCGGCGGTCTGAACGGGATAACCGCCTTCAACCCGCGTGATTTCGACGCCGAGCCTCCGCTGCCCGCCCTACCCCTGCGCGTGGTTTCCTTTCGTCAGTTCGATGCCAGTCGCAACACACCGGTCGACAAGACCGCGGAACTGCTTAACACGAATCAGATTACGCTGCAGCCCAACGACCGAAGCAGTATTCTTTACTTCGCGCTGCTTAACTACGCTGATGCCCGAAAAAATACGTACGCCTACCAGTTCATGGGCATAGATGATGGCTGGCACTACCAGACCGAATCGTACCTGCGGCTGGGCAACCTGCCCTATGGTGATTATCAGTTGCGGATTAAAGGACAGGCCGCTGACGGCCGGATGTCGGCGGCTCCGCTGTCGATTGAGGTACACGTACTCCGGCCGTTTTACCTGCGCAGCTGGTTTCTCCTGTTGCTGATCGTTCTGCTGCTGGGTGGTGCGTGGCTATGGGGGCGGTGGCGGGACCGGCAATACCAGCGGGCACAAATCCGGCTGCAAACCCAGATCGACCAGGCCACCCGGACTATTGCCCAACAGGCGCAGGATCTGAAACAGCTCGATGAAGCCAAATCCCACTTCTTCGCTAACATCTCCCACGAGTTCCGCACCCCCCTGACGATCATTCTGGGTATGGCCGACCGGCTTCAGCAGCAGGCCGATCCTCAGTTGCAGCAGTCGGCTGGTCTGATTGAGCGTAGTGGACGGAATCTGCTGCGGCTTGTCAATCAGATTCTGGACCTGACCAAGCTGGAAGCCGGAGCCATGTCGCTGCAACCCGTTCGGGCCGATCTGGTCGGTTTTATCCGGTACGTTGCCGAGTCGTTCCAGACCATGGCCGCGGACAAAGGCATTCAGTTGCAATTTCAGACCGACCAGCCCGTCATTGATACCGATTTTGATAAGGATAAGCTGGGCGATATTCTGTCCAACCTGCTAACCAACGCCCTCAAATTTACCCCCGCCGGTGGGTACATATCCTGCCAGCTGATAACCCACCCGATCTACCCACCCCTGCCAGTCGGTTACTACGAAGCCGTCGTACCAGCGCAGTCCGATGACGGTTCCTGGATTTCGGTGCATGTCCGCAATACCGGCCCCGGCATCAGTGCGCGCGATCTCCCGCGTATTTTCGATCGGTTCTACCAGCAGTCTACATCAGTGAACGCGACGCTGCCGGTTTCCGGAACGGGCGGAACAGGGATCGGGCTTTCGCTGGTACGAGAATTACTGCAGCTCATGAAGGGCGGCCTGGCCGGGCGAAGTCAGCCGGGCGAGGAAACGGAATTTGTTGTCCGGTTGCGCCAGACCCGGCAAAGCGCGATTGCGCTGACACCTGATGCAGAGCCGGTCGATCCCTATCCGCTCACACTAGACAAAATCGAGATTACAGCGGCAGCCGGTGCAAATAAGCCGGTGCTGCTGCTGGTGGAAGACAATGACGACGTGGCCCGGTACGTCGTTTCCTGCATTCAGGCTGATTACAACGTCCTCTGGGCACCCAATGGGCAGGCCGGTATTGAACTGGCGCTGGAGAAAATACCCGACCTGATCATCAGCGATGTGATGATGCCGCTCAAAAACGGCTTCGAACTCTGCGCCACCCTGAAGAGCGACGAACGTACCAGCCACATTCCTATCGTGCTCCTCACGGCCAGGGCCGCTGTCGACGACCGGCTTACGGGCTTACGGCGGGGGGGCAACGCGTACCTGGTCAAGCCGTTCCAGCGGGAAGAGTTACTCCTCGTGTTGAGTAATCTGCTACAGACCCAACGACGACTACAGCGCTACTACAGTCAGCGAGCGCTGGGTACTATACAACCGGGGCCAGCCCAGCCTGCGGAAGCCGATGCGCTTGAAGATCAGTTTATCAGCAAACTACGCAGTACCCTTGAACTTCATCTGGACAATGTTGACCTGGATACCGAACAGATCTGTCAGTTGATGGGTATGAGCCGCAACTCGTTGTACCGCAAGACAATGGCCCTGACGGGGATGTCGATCATCCCGTACCTGCGCGTGCTTCGCCTGCAAAAAGCCGAAGCACTGCTGAAAAACTCATCAATGAGCATAGCCGAAGTTGCCTATGCGGTTGGCTTCGAGACGCCCCGGTATTTTAGCCGGGTCTTTTCGGAAGAAAAAGGAATCTCTCCCAGCAGCTTCCGGGAACTGGCGTAG
- a CDS encoding RNA polymerase sigma factor has translation MKKHSPADEQLVHAFLTTPSPQSFDTLYRRYLEKVYRTCLSFTNDTQTAQDYAQDIFLKVFRKLDTFEHQSSFSTWLYAIAHNHCLGQHRRHSRLPTEPLAPAHVQTIVGNYSFMEDADEDRLRLLELQLAQLSPMDRDLLRLKYEQGVSIADLSQRYQLSESAVKMRLKRSRDRLRDLCIRAGDE, from the coding sequence ATGAAAAAACACAGCCCTGCCGACGAGCAACTCGTCCATGCTTTCCTGACTACCCCCTCACCGCAAAGCTTTGATACGCTTTACCGGCGCTATCTTGAAAAGGTGTACCGAACCTGTCTGTCCTTTACCAACGATACCCAGACCGCCCAGGATTACGCCCAGGATATTTTTCTGAAAGTGTTCCGCAAGCTGGACACCTTCGAACACCAATCCAGTTTTTCAACGTGGCTCTACGCTATTGCCCACAACCACTGCCTGGGACAGCATCGGCGCCATAGCCGGTTACCCACCGAACCCTTAGCGCCAGCCCACGTTCAGACGATCGTCGGCAATTATTCTTTCATGGAGGATGCGGATGAGGATCGGCTCCGGCTGCTGGAACTACAACTGGCCCAACTGTCCCCAATGGATAGAGACTTGTTGCGACTCAAGTACGAGCAGGGGGTATCGATTGCCGACCTTAGCCAGCGCTATCAGCTCTCGGAAAGCGCCGTCAAGATGCGCTTAAAGAGGTCCCGGGATCGGTTGCGGGACCTTTGTATAAGGGCGGGGGATGAGTAG
- a CDS encoding beta strand repeat-containing protein, with protein sequence MTLSLPYFTRSLVRVFWLLVLLSGASLLTQAQAQTIRYVKPTATGTGSGNSWINASGNLQAMINASSSGQQVWVAAGTYKPGGNDNADRTISFAMKNGVSMYGGFVGNETALSARPAINPTTPSTTILSGDIGEVGYPDDNSFHVILNRLGVTNITVLDGFVVTGGNANEPGPPQEPRNIGGGMCNVGQSSFANPSSGPPSSPQISNCLFTANSAASGGAIYNGAGSSGVSSPALTNCVFQANTASNGGAIYNVGGSGSAIQPKLTACLFQANSATTSGGAIYNYGFFGRTSNPELTNCSFQDNRAAAGGAIYNDGKSDGGNSSPTLTNCSFKSNRADSRGAIDNDGYFDANNSGGAIVNDGDFDGNSSPLIRNCSFQSNSAVSGGGAIFNLTGRVRGDNLSNPKLTNCLFQSNTASSGGAIYNFTRYEGEINLVLTNCTFRANTATNAGGVLYGYGYGNGAVSTSTLTNCILVGNGGNRTFYNEFTTISATYNLFDASVTGYSGSMGNRTATVSPFASASDPALFACSPAVNAGLNSATGLVGVTTDLAGNPRIFGDLVDMGAYEYQSAGGLTITAPSVSTATLGVAFSQSFVASGGSSPYSYSLASGSLPTGLGLAADGTLSGTPTQLGSFSITVKATNVAGCSGVSVPYVLRVVSATPIRYVRAGASGSGNSWADASGDLQRQINFTGAEQVWVANGTYKPGSAGSTDRSISFSMKNGVPIYGGFAGNETALSQRVLTNPLATILSGDIGTPGNSADNSYHVVSNPPGLTNSAVLDGFVITSGNANGSSAPNDGGGGMLNNGNGAGNTCSPLIRNCLFQNNNAANQGGALHNAGYTSGTSSPSLINCAFQNNNATNQGGAIYNDGSVGGTSNTRLTNCSFQANSASSGGAMSSVGYQGTSGPVLTNCVVWGNGGASTFTNGPGAFITTSYSLFETSVTGYNPGTGNLTTTVSPFLSATDTRLNGCTPALNSGDNAAYSAANGPATDLAGNARVFPNGGRIDMGAYELQTTAGLSVSVPGVNKAILSLAFSQPFTVTGGTSPYSYSLASGSLPTGLSLASTGVVSGTPTQVGSFTITVKATDATGCSGVSAPYVLTVDPGSPIRYVRAGASGSGNSWADASGNLQSQINFAGAQQVWVAAGTYKPTTGTDRTISFSMKNGVAVYGGFAGTETSLSQRPAINPVGGNPSSTTLSGNIGNAGSSTDNTYHVFSHPREVALNSTAVLDGFVIRDGYDNDQTPSGFYGGGMYNDNSSPTIANCSFLDNTSFLGGGMYNNGTSNPGLTNCSFRSNTAINTGGGMENNGTSNPMLTNCSFVGNRARFGGGMGNDYSSSPTLTNCSFVSNTASDTGGGMFNGNSNPVLINCSFLSNSSVNSGGGIYNQDSNPTLTNCVLFGNGGAKTFSSRTGFSVTYSLLEPAVTGYTSSPTNLITTVSPFVSATDASLNGCSPAINSGLNSANTTSIDLAGNPRIYQNSRIDMGAYEYQAAPTSITTTAPGVSTATVGVAFSQTFTASGGSGPYSYSVASGSLPTGLNLVSTGTLSGTPTQSGSFTITVLGRDATGCSGVSAPYVLTVTDAASTSPTLSGLNASPAAVCVGTVATFTATVGNLSGSYSYTLTNGSNRLTGTSTSSTFSQSVTAAGTGSQTFTLTISANGQSASSATALTVNSLPVAGLTNDGPLSCTKTSVTLTATGAGTYQFSAGATSVNGGPTASVTTAGIYSVTVTNSNGCTSVASTTVVGDASVPVAGLTNDGPLSCAKTSVLLTASGGETYQFSPGATPIAGGPTASVTTAGVYSVTVVGTNGCTSVASTTVVGDASGLTARLIAPDSFCSGKVLELGVALMGTAPFSYTWTSTNGSGDSFFCADSPSYPGNCATPNVNFSTTTRYNVVVTDANGCTATAAKTVNVVTTPTAPVLLGSPALTSLPGGIPFRLPPVARCPCRPWWRAIRRGLTPGV encoded by the coding sequence ATGACGCTTTCTTTACCCTATTTTACCCGCTCTCTGGTGCGCGTCTTCTGGCTACTGGTGCTACTGTCAGGCGCTAGTCTCTTAACTCAAGCCCAGGCCCAAACCATTCGTTACGTTAAGCCAACGGCTACCGGTACCGGTAGTGGCAACAGCTGGATCAACGCCAGCGGCAACTTGCAGGCCATGATCAACGCCAGCAGCAGTGGTCAGCAGGTCTGGGTAGCGGCCGGTACGTATAAACCCGGTGGTAACGACAACGCCGACCGGACCATCAGCTTTGCCATGAAGAACGGGGTGAGCATGTATGGGGGCTTTGTCGGTAATGAAACGGCGCTGAGTGCCCGTCCAGCCATTAACCCCACTACCCCCTCGACCACCATTCTTTCCGGTGATATTGGCGAAGTAGGCTATCCGGATGACAATAGCTTTCACGTCATTTTGAATCGTCTTGGGGTAACCAACATCACGGTCCTGGATGGCTTCGTCGTTACGGGTGGTAATGCCAACGAACCAGGACCACCCCAGGAGCCACGGAATATTGGTGGGGGGATGTGTAATGTTGGTCAGTCATCGTTCGCGAACCCAAGTTCTGGCCCGCCTAGCAGCCCACAAATCAGCAACTGTTTGTTTACGGCTAATTCGGCTGCTTCTGGTGGGGCAATCTATAACGGTGCGGGTAGCTCGGGCGTCAGCAGCCCCGCACTAACCAACTGTGTCTTTCAGGCGAATACCGCTTCCAACGGTGGGGCAATCTATAACGTTGGCGGGTCTGGTTCCGCCATCCAGCCCAAACTAACGGCCTGTCTTTTTCAGGCCAATTCAGCTACCACCTCCGGCGGGGCTATCTACAACTATGGCTTTTTTGGACGTACAAGTAACCCCGAATTGACGAACTGCTCGTTTCAGGACAACCGTGCTGCCGCCGGCGGGGCAATCTATAACGATGGGAAAAGCGATGGGGGGAACAGCAGCCCGACGCTGACCAACTGTTCGTTTAAATCCAATCGTGCAGATAGCAGAGGAGCCATTGACAACGATGGGTATTTTGATGCTAACAATAGCGGAGGAGCCATTGTCAACGATGGGGATTTTGATGGTAACAGCAGCCCACTCATTCGTAACTGTTCGTTTCAGTCTAATTCGGCGGTTAGCGGTGGTGGGGCCATTTTCAACCTAACGGGTCGTGTTCGCGGGGATAATCTGAGTAATCCTAAGCTGACGAACTGTTTGTTTCAATCCAATACCGCTTCCTCCGGCGGGGCTATCTACAACTTTACCAGATACGAGGGTGAAATCAACCTGGTGCTGACCAACTGTACCTTTCGAGCTAATACAGCAACTAACGCTGGGGGAGTGCTATATGGCTATGGGTATGGCAATGGTGCTGTATCTACATCCACCCTGACCAACTGTATACTGGTTGGCAATGGAGGGAACCGTACGTTTTACAATGAGTTTACGACGATCTCAGCCACGTATAATTTGTTTGATGCCTCCGTGACTGGCTATTCGGGTAGTATGGGTAATCGTACCGCAACCGTCTCGCCCTTCGCCAGCGCCAGCGATCCGGCTCTCTTCGCCTGTAGCCCGGCCGTCAACGCGGGGTTAAACTCAGCTACTGGTTTAGTGGGTGTTACGACTGATTTGGCGGGTAATCCCCGCATCTTCGGGGACCTGGTTGATATGGGTGCTTATGAGTATCAGTCCGCTGGGGGACTCACCATCACCGCCCCCAGCGTGAGCACGGCGACGCTAGGTGTAGCCTTTAGTCAGTCGTTTGTGGCTTCGGGCGGTAGTAGTCCCTACAGCTACAGTCTGGCCAGCGGCAGCTTACCCACGGGACTAGGTCTGGCCGCTGACGGAACGCTGAGTGGAACGCCAACTCAGCTGGGCAGTTTTTCGATTACCGTCAAGGCTACTAATGTCGCTGGTTGTTCAGGGGTGAGTGTGCCCTACGTCCTGCGTGTAGTGTCCGCTACGCCCATCCGCTACGTTCGGGCGGGGGCCTCGGGGTCAGGCAACAGCTGGGCCGATGCCAGTGGCGATCTGCAACGTCAGATTAATTTCACCGGTGCGGAGCAGGTCTGGGTGGCCAATGGTACGTATAAACCAGGCTCGGCGGGCAGCACCGACCGTAGCATCAGCTTCTCGATGAAAAACGGGGTGCCCATCTACGGGGGCTTTGCGGGCAACGAAACCGCCCTGAGCCAACGGGTGCTGACTAACCCCCTGGCCACAATCCTCAGTGGCGACATTGGCACCCCCGGCAACTCCGCTGACAACAGTTACCACGTCGTCAGCAATCCCCCCGGCCTGACCAACTCGGCGGTGCTGGATGGTTTTGTCATTACTAGTGGCAACGCTAACGGCAGCAGCGCCCCCAACGACGGGGGCGGGGGCATGCTCAACAACGGCAATGGGGCGGGCAACACCTGCAGCCCCCTGATTCGTAACTGTTTGTTTCAAAACAATAATGCTGCTAATCAGGGCGGGGCCCTCCACAACGCCGGGTACACCAGCGGCACCAGCAGCCCCAGCCTGATCAACTGCGCCTTCCAGAATAATAATGCCACCAATCAGGGTGGGGCCATCTACAACGATGGCAGCGTGGGGGGCACCAGCAATACCCGGCTGACCAACTGTTCGTTTCAGGCCAACTCGGCTTCCTCCGGCGGGGCGATGAGCAGCGTGGGCTATCAGGGAACCAGCGGTCCGGTGCTGACCAACTGTGTGGTGTGGGGTAATGGCGGGGCCAGTACGTTCACCAACGGGCCGGGCGCATTCATCACCACCAGCTACAGCTTGTTCGAGACGTCGGTGACGGGCTACAACCCCGGTACGGGCAATCTGACCACCACCGTCTCGCCCTTCCTGAGCGCTACCGATACGCGGCTTAATGGCTGTACCCCAGCCCTCAACAGCGGGGATAACGCAGCCTACTCTGCGGCCAATGGACCCGCTACCGATCTGGCCGGCAACGCCCGTGTTTTCCCCAACGGGGGCCGTATCGATATGGGCGCCTACGAGCTCCAGACGACCGCGGGGCTTTCCGTGTCCGTCCCCGGCGTGAACAAAGCGATATTGAGCCTGGCCTTTAGTCAACCCTTTACTGTTACGGGGGGTACCAGCCCCTACAGCTACAGTCTGGCCAGCGGGAGTCTGCCCACAGGTCTGAGTCTGGCCAGCACGGGTGTCGTCTCGGGTACGCCTACTCAAGTGGGCAGCTTCACGATTACCGTCAAGGCGACCGATGCCACGGGCTGTTCGGGGGTGAGTGCGCCCTACGTGCTGACGGTGGACCCCGGTTCGCCGATCCGCTACGTTCGGGCGGGGGCCTCGGGGTCAGGCAACAGCTGGGCCGATGCCAGTGGTAACCTACAAAGTCAAATCAACTTCGCCGGTGCCCAGCAGGTCTGGGTGGCTGCCGGAACGTACAAACCCACCACCGGTACCGACCGAACCATCAGCTTCTCGATGAAGAACGGGGTGGCTGTCTACGGCGGCTTCGCAGGTACGGAAACCAGCCTGAGTCAGCGCCCCGCGATCAACCCCGTTGGTGGCAATCCATCCAGTACAACCCTGAGTGGCAACATCGGCAATGCGGGCAGCAGCACCGATAACACGTATCATGTGTTCAGCCACCCCAGGGAGGTCGCTCTAAACAGCACAGCGGTGCTGGATGGATTTGTCATCCGCGATGGCTACGATAATGACCAGACTCCATCCGGATTCTATGGCGGGGGGATGTATAATGACAATAGCAGTCCGACCATAGCCAACTGTAGCTTTCTGGACAATACATCTTTTTTAGGGGGCGGGATGTACAATAACGGGACCAGCAATCCAGGGCTGACTAACTGTAGTTTCCGGAGTAATACGGCCATCAATACCGGTGGGGGGATGGAAAATAACGGGACTAGCAATCCAATGCTGACTAACTGTAGCTTTGTGGGAAACAGGGCTCGGTTTGGCGGGGGGATGGGCAACGATTACAGCAGCAGTCCCACGCTGACCAACTGTAGCTTTGTGAGCAATACGGCCTCTGATACAGGCGGGGGGATGTTCAATGGCAATAGCAACCCCGTGCTGATCAACTGTAGCTTTCTGAGTAATTCGTCAGTCAATAGTGGTGGTGGGATATATAATCAGGATAGTAACCCGACGCTGACCAACTGTGTGCTGTTTGGCAACGGCGGAGCCAAGACGTTCTCTAGTAGAACGGGATTTAGCGTTACCTATAGTCTGTTGGAGCCTGCGGTGACGGGCTACACCAGCAGTCCCACCAACCTGATTACCACCGTTTCGCCGTTTGTAAGCGCCACCGATGCTAGTCTCAATGGCTGTAGCCCGGCCATCAACTCGGGTTTGAACTCGGCTAATACCACATCCATCGATCTGGCTGGCAACCCGCGCATCTATCAGAACAGTCGTATCGACATGGGTGCCTACGAGTACCAGGCGGCTCCCACTTCTATCACCACCACCGCCCCCGGCGTGAGCACGGCGACGGTGGGCGTGGCCTTCAGCCAGACCTTCACCGCATCGGGCGGCAGTGGCCCCTACAGCTACAGTGTAGCCAGCGGGAGTCTGCCAACGGGGCTGAATCTGGTTAGCACAGGTACGCTGAGCGGCACGCCTACCCAAAGCGGTAGTTTTACAATCACGGTGCTGGGTCGGGATGCCACGGGCTGTTCGGGGGTAAGTGCGCCCTATGTACTGACCGTAACGGATGCGGCCAGCACCAGCCCGACGCTGAGCGGCCTGAACGCTAGTCCAGCAGCGGTTTGCGTAGGTACTGTGGCAACTTTCACCGCCACGGTAGGCAACCTCAGTGGTAGTTACAGCTACACGCTGACCAACGGGAGTAATCGGCTAACCGGCACGTCCACTTCCAGCACCTTCAGCCAATCGGTTACGGCTGCGGGCACGGGGTCACAAACCTTTACCCTTACCATAAGTGCCAATGGTCAATCCGCTTCCAGCGCCACCGCGCTAACCGTGAACTCATTACCGGTGGCGGGGCTGACTAACGACGGACCTCTGTCCTGCACCAAGACCAGCGTCACCCTGACAGCCACGGGTGCGGGGACGTACCAGTTCAGTGCGGGCGCGACGTCCGTCAATGGTGGTCCAACCGCCAGTGTGACCACGGCGGGGATATATTCAGTAACAGTAACCAACAGCAACGGCTGCACCAGTGTCGCCAGCACCACGGTGGTGGGTGATGCGAGCGTACCAGTGGCGGGTTTGACCAACGACGGCCCGCTCTCCTGCGCCAAAACTAGCGTGCTGCTGACAGCTTCGGGCGGGGAGACGTATCAGTTCAGCCCGGGCGCGACGCCCATCGCCGGTGGACCTACGGCCAGTGTCACCACGGCCGGTGTGTACAGTGTGACGGTAGTGGGCACCAACGGCTGCACCAGCGTCGCCAGCACGACAGTAGTAGGTGATGCGAGCGGGCTTACCGCCCGCCTGATCGCTCCTGATTCGTTCTGCTCCGGCAAAGTCCTGGAACTGGGGGTCGCCCTAATGGGGACCGCACCCTTCTCCTATACCTGGACCAGCACCAACGGCAGCGGTGATTCGTTCTTCTGCGCCGACTCCCCCAGCTATCCCGGCAACTGCGCTACCCCCAACGTCAACTTTAGTACGACCACCCGCTACAATGTCGTCGTAACCGATGCCAACGGCTGTACGGCGACGGCGGCTAAAACGGTAAACGTGGTCACCACGCCAACGGCCCCCGTCTTACTGGGTAGCCCGGCCCTGACCAGCCTGCCGGGGGGTATACCGTTTCGATTGCCACCGGTAGCCCGGTGTCCCTGTCGGCCCTGGTGGAGGGCAATACGACGGGGACTTACGCCTGGAGTTTGA